DNA sequence from the Sinorhizobium alkalisoli genome:
CCTCCGGCGTCAATGACGGAGCGGCGGCGCTGGTCATCGCTTCGCAAGAGGCTGCGGAAAAGCACGGGCTGACTCCGATCGCGCGGGTTCTCGGCGGCGCGACCGCCGGCGTGCCGCCGCGCGTCATGGGCATCGGCCCGGCGCCCGCCTCTCAAAAACTCATGGCGCGGCTCGGCATGGCTGAGGACCAGTTCGACGTCATCGAGCTGAACGAGGCTTTCGCCAGCCAGGGCCTGGCGGTGCTGCGCGAACTCGGCATCGCCGACGACGATCCCCGCGTCAACCGCAACGGCGGCGCCATCGCACTCGGCCATCCGCTCGGCATGTCGGGCGCCCGCATCACCGGTACGGCGGCCCTGGAACTCATCGAAACCGGCGGGCGCCATTCGCTCTCGACCATGTGCATCGGCGTCGGTCAGGGCATAGCCGTGGCGCTGCAGCGGGTGTAGCGCGGTCCGGCGATATCGGAAGGGTTAATGGGTGATCTGGAATCCGGCTGGCGCGTGGATCGACGACGCGTCTTCACTCGCGACGGTCGAGACCGATGCGCCCGGCGGTCCCTCCCACAACCGATGCAGCATCGTGTCGACGGCGGCCGTTGGTCCGGCAATCAGGGCCGTGACGGATCCGTCCCGCTCGTTGCGGACCCAGCCGCAAAGACCAAGCATTTGAGCTTCGTTGCGCGTCCAGGCGCGAAAGCACACGCCCTGCACCCGTCCGGTGATCCGCACCAGAGCCGCCTTGCGATCCTCCGCCATGGCTATCTCCCTGATCTACCCTTTTCGAATCTGGCGCAAATCCCGCCGAAAGCAAGCGGATCGACCCCGGGACGGGCGGCCGCCCCTATTGCGCCCGCCAAGGCCGCAGCCACCATGAAATTCTGCGCCGTTTGCGGCCTTTGGAATAAATATTTCATCGAAAGGGCTTGCATTTGCTGCGCCGCAACATTATTGTATGACTTAACGATAAAGCACACCTCCTCCCAAGCTCTATCGTCGGATCGGCAACCCTCCTCCTCCCAGTTGCCGGTCGGAATCGAAAGCCCGGCGTACCTCCTCCCACGCCGGGCTTTCTCTTTTCCTTCCCGAAATGGAATATGTGTTTCGCAGCTCGAAGCACTGGATCGGACGCACTATAATGTCCGAGACGCTCGTGGCGACAATCGGGAACGTTTCGCGAGACCGAGCATCCAAGGTGCGACCATCCACGGTGCGACAAGGAGCCGATCATGCCCATCGCCGAACCTCAGGAACACCGTCCGTCGCCGGAATATCTCGAAACCTTGCGCTCAATCATGCAGACGCATAACCGCAGGCTCTATCGCATCGCCAGGAGCATCGTGCGGAATGACAGCGATGCGGAAGACGTGTTACAGGAGGCCTATGTCCGCGCCTTCTCCCACATCGCGGCATTCCGCGGCGCCTCCGCCCTCTCGACATGGCTCGCCCGCATCGTCATCAACGAGGCGCTCGGACGCCTGCGTAAAAGGCGGCGCCAGAAAAGGCTGGCCGACGACCTATCGCACCAGGCGGAGATCATCGCCTTCCCGCTTGCAGCCACCAACGATCCGGAAAAGACGATGGCCCAACGACAGATCCTCGACCTCGTCGAAAAGGCGACCGATCATCTCCCGGACATCTATCGGACCGTCTTCGTCCTCAGAGTCATCGAGGGCCTTGGAAACGAGGAAACCGCCAACCTGCTGGGCCTGCGCGCCGAAACCGTCCGCTCGAGACTGCATCGGGGGCGCCGACTTCTGATGGAGCAGTTGCAGCGGCAGATCGGTCCTGTCCTGCTCGACGCCTTTCCCTTTGCCGGCATGCGCTGTGAGCGCCTCACGGAAGCCGTTCTGGCTCGCCTCACCCAGCAATTCCCCAGATAACAAGTTAATGCATGTCGCCCAAAAGTGTGCCGCGGTTTTGGGACAACGACATGAAAAAAGAACGAGAGCGCGTTGCACGAATACGAATAGACGCAACGCGCTTTAGCGCGGGATGCGGGCGGAAAACCGCGCGCACTTTCCTCAGCCCGCGCTAAAGGCGGCGGCGATTAAATGGGAACGTTTCACCCGCCGGAGCATCCAAAGCGCGTTGTGTTTAATGCTTTGAACTTCGAGGAAAGGAACATCCCATGACCATCAGACTGACGACCGCGGCGGCTGCAATCGCTCTGCTGATCGGCGCCACCGGCGCCCTCGGCGCCGGCAAGCCGACGGATCCGCAAATCGCGCACATCGCCTATACCGCCGGCGTGCTCGATGTCGAAGCAGCAAAGCAGGCCATTGCCATGTCGAAGAACGAGAGCGTGATCGAATTCGCCAAGGGCATGGTCCGCGACCACGAGGCCGTAAACACGCAGGCGCTCGATCTGGTGAAAAAGCTGAACCTGACGCCTGATGACAACGACACCAGCAAGGCGCTGTCGCGGGCGGCCGAAATGAAGCGCGAGGAACTGGCGAAGCTTTCAGGCGCGGATTTCGACAGGGCCTATATCGACAACGAGATCGCTTATCACAAGCAGGTCAACGAGGCACTGGAAACGCAACTGATCCCGTCCGCTGAAAATGCCGAACTCAAATCCCTGCTCGAGACAGGGCTGAAGCTGTTTCAGGGTCATGAGCAGCACGCCGAACATGTAGCGACCGAATTGAAGTGAGCACGGCAATGACCCGAACACCATTCGCGTTTTTTCTGTTTTTTCTAGGGGCCGTGACCGTGGCAGCCGCCATGCAGCCAAAGACCATCCAGGTGGCCATTGAACGGCTCGCCTTCTCGCCTGCGAGAATCGACGCGAAAGTCGGTGATACGATCGAGTGGATCAACGAGGACGGGCTTGACCACACGGCAACTTTGAAAGGGGGCAGCGAAATCCTTATCTCCGCGCACAAGACGGGTCACCTTCGGCTGCAAAACCCCGGCAGCTTCGACTACATCTGCCGGTTCCATCCGAACATGAAGGGGCGCATCATCGTGCGCCCCTGATCCGCCCTCAGTGCACGCCGAGGAACTGCTTCAGCTCCGGCGTCTGCGGATTGGCGAAAACCTCGTCCGGCGGGCCGATCTCATGCACGCGGCCGTGATGCATGAAGACGACGCGCGAGCAGACGTCGCGGGCGAATCTCATCTCGTGCGTCACCATCAGGAGCGTCATGCCCTCGGCGGCGAGTTCGCGCACGACCGCGAGCACTTCGGCCACCAGTTCCGGATCGAGAGCCGAGGTGATCTCGTCGCAGAGCAACGCGATCGGCTGCATCGCGAGCGCGCGGGCGATCGCCACGCGCTGCTGCTGGCCACCGGAGAGCTCGTCCGGATAGGCGTCGAACTTCTGTTCGAGTCCGACCCGCTCCAGCATCTTGTGCGCCATCGTCTCGGCCTCCGCCTTCGGCGTCTTCCTGACGACCATTTGCGACAACATGACGTTGCCGCCGACGGTCAGGTGCGGGAAGAGATTGAACTGCTGGAAGATCATGCCGACCTTCAATCTCAGCGCCTTCAGGTGCACCTCGTCGTCGATCAGCTGCGCACCCGCAACGGTGATCGAGCCCTGGCTGATCGTCTCCAGCCCGTTGATGCAGCGTAGGAGCGTCGACTTGCCGGAGCCGCTCCTGCCGATGATGGCGATCACCTCGCCCGGCTCGACATCGAGATTGATGCCTTTTAGCACCTCGTTCGGACCAAAGCTCTTGCGGACGTCAGTGATTTCGATGAGCGACATTGAGCTTCCTTTCGAGGATCTGGCTGCTCTTCGAGAGGGGCCAGCAGAGCGCGAAATAGATGAGGGCGACGAGGCCGTAGACGGTGAACGGTTGGAAAGTGGCATTGGTGACGACGGTACCGGCCTTGGACAGTTCGACGAAACCGATGATCGAGGTGAGCGCCGTGCCCTTGATCACCTGCACGGAAAAACCGACGGTCGGCGGCACCGCGATCCGCATCGCCTGCGGCAGGATGACGTAACGCATCTGCTGCAGCCGGCCCATGCCGAGGCTGGCGGACGCCTCCCATTGCCCCTTGGCGATCGCCTCGACGCAACCGCGCCAAATCTCGCCCAGGAAGGCGGCGCTCCAGAGGATGAGCGCCAGACCCGCCGCCAGCCAGGCCGGCACGTCGATGCCGAAGAGGCCGAGGCCGAAGAAGGCGATGAAAAGCTGCATCAGGAGCGGCGTGCCCTGGAAGAGCTCGATATAATATTTGGCGAAACCCCGTGCCCATTTCCGTTTGCTGATCCGCAGGAAAAGCAGGACGAGCCCGACCACACCGCCGCCGGCGAAGGAGACGAGCGACAGCACAACTGTCCAGCGGGTGGCGAGCAGCAGGTTGCGCAGGATGTCCCAGATGGTGAACTCGATCATCGCGCCGCCCTCCTTGGAAAGATGACCCAGCCGACCATTGTCAGCACCTGGCGGAGCAGGATCGCCAGAACGAGGTAGACGGCGGTCGAGACGATATAGGCCTCGAAGGCGCGGAAGGTTCGCGACTGGATGAAGTTGGCGGCAAAGGTCAGGTCCTCGGCGGCGATCTGCGAGACGACGGCGGAGCCCAGCATGACAATGACGACCTGCGAGGAAAGCGCCGGCCAGATCCGCTCAAGCGACGGAACGAGAACCACGTGGCGGAAAGTCTCGAAGGGGCTCATGGCGAGGCTTGCGCCCGCCTCGAACTGGCCCCTCGGCGTCGCCTGGATGCCGGCTCGGATGATTTCCGAGCTATAGGCGCCGAGATTGACGACCATGGCAAGGTTGGCCGCCTGGAGCTCGTTGAGCTGGAGGCCGAGCGACGGCAGGCCGAAGAAGATAAAGAAGAGCTGGATAAGGAAGGGCGTGTTGCGGATGAGTTCGACATAGCCCGCAACAACGGGCTTCAGCCAGGCCGGCCCGAGTGCCCGCACCCAGGCGCAGACGATGCCGAGCAGGATGCCCGCCACCGCGCCGACGGCGATCAGCTCGATCGTGATTGCAATGCCCTTGACGATCTGCGGGTAGTATTGAAAGAGCCAGCCGAATTCGAATTGGTAATTCAAATGCGCACTCCTGTTGGACGATCGAAAGCGCCATCCGGCCCTACAGCGCCGCGCGTCTTATAAGACGCGCAAACGTCGCTGTAGCACTTTGATTTGCTGCATGTCTGTGTTGAGACATGCAGTGGCCGGATGGCGCCGGTGTCGGGCGGTTTAGAGATCGGCAGGCAGATCCGTGCCGAGCCATTTCTGGGCGATGGCGTTCAGGCTGCCGTCCGCCTTGGCGGCGGCGATGATGCCGTTGACCTTCTCGAGCAGCGCCGGCTGTTCCTTGGAAAGTCCGATATAGCAGGGCGAGTTCTTGATCAGGAACTTGAGCTCCGGCCGCTTCGGCGGATTCTTGGCAAGGATCGCCGCGGCGACGACATTACCCGTGGCGACCGCCTCGACCTGTCCCGAGAGGAAGGCCGAAATCGTGCCGTTATTATCCTCGTAACGCTTGATGACGGTGTCGGCCGGCACGACCTGCGTCAGTTCCAGATCCTCGACGGCGCCGCGGGTGACGCCGACTGTCTTTCCGGCGAGTTCCTCCGCCTTGGTGACGGCGACGTCCGCCGGCGCGAAGACGCCGTTATAGAACGGCGCGTAGGCGGTGGAGAAGTCGATCACCTTCTCACGGTCGGGGTTCTTGCCGAGGCTCGAGATGACGAGGTCGACCTTGTTCGTCTGCAGGTAGGGAATTCGGTTGGCGCTGGTGACCGGGACGAGCTCGACCTTCACGCCAAGCTTGTCGGCGATCAGGTTCGCCATGTCGATGTCATAGCCGACCGGCGCCATGTCGGTGCCGACGCTGCCGAAGGGCGGAAAATCCTGCGGTACGGCCACGCGCAACGTGCCGCGCGCCTCGATGTCGCCGAGCGCATCGGCCTTGGCGACGGAGCCAAAGCCGATCATGGTGGCGATCGCCGCCACGGCGACGAAGAGTCTTCTGGAAAGCATCGGGTCATTCTCCTCTGTTGGTTTCATGGTTTGGTTTTGTGGGATGCATTTGAAGATGCGGGCACCTGCGGCGGCAGCGACAGCGAGCGCCTCAGATCGGCGAGCGGGTCGGGGCGCCGCGACAGGTCCAGCCCCGTCTCCACTTCGTCCAGATGCTCGACGGCAAGCGCCGCCGCCTTCTGGAAATCGCCCTCCTCAATCGCCGCGACGATGCGGCAATGGCCGAGATGCGATTGCATGGCATGGAAGTCGGACTGGTAGATGAGCGAGATCAGGATCGTGCGCGCGGTGAGATCGCGGAGGATCTCGACGAGAATCGGATTGCCGGAGAGTTCGGCGATGCGGATGTGGAAATCGCCCATGAGGCAGGTGAGCCTCTGGCGGTCGTGCGCGGCGATCGCCGCCTTTTCCTCGGCCAGATGCGCATGAAGCGTTTCACGGCCGCTCTCCGAGAGATGGTTCATGCTGCTGAGCAGCCCCGCCTCGACCACCCGGCGCGCTGCATAGACGGTAATCGCCTCCTCGGCGGAGGGCTCCACAACGAACCAGCCGCGCCGCGGGCTGACCTTGACGATGCCGCGCTGCTCGAGCCGCATCATCGCCTCGCGTACCCTCGTGCGGGAAACATTGAAGAGGCTCGCGACCTCGTTCTCGCTCAGCCGCGTGCCGGGACGGATGCGCGCCGAGAGGATCCCGGAAAGGATGGCCTCGTCTATGCTTGCCTGGACATTCTGCTGTGGCGACAAATCTTGCATACAAGACAGGCAAGCAAGTCGCGTGCCAAGGCCGTCAGTTGATCTTTATCAAGGACTTGCGCTCTGCCAAGCCTGTTATCGGCAATGGATTTGTCACAATTGCCCATTCTTTCATCAGAAATTAAGGTATGGCGGCAAGGCAGCCATGTTGCCGTAAGAACAATCAGGGGACGGACGCAATACCCCCCCTCTGGCCTGCCGGCCATCTCGGGAGATCGACTCGCGGCGAGCCAATCGCCCCAACGGGAAGGCTTGGCAATGCATAGCCGCTTGATGGGTGCACCGCGCGTGCCACATCCGATCTCCCCCCTTGTGGGGAGATGGCCTGCCGGCCAGAGGGAGGTGTCGCCGCGAGCTCAATGTCAACGTCGAGCGTGTGCCCAGCCGCCCATTCAATCCATATCGTCGCCGGCCCCATTGTCGCGGTTGCCGTAGATGATCTCGCGCTTGCCGACATGGTTGGCGGCACCCACCAGGCCTTCCTTTTCCATGCGTTCGACCAGCGAGGCGGCGCGGTTGTAGCCGATGCCGAGGCGGCGCTGGATATAGGAAGTGGAGCACTTCTTGTCGCGCAACACCACCTTCACCGCCTGCTCGTACAATTCGTTGCCGTCTTCCGCAGCGATCGCGCTCTTGTCGAAGACCGCGCCCTGGTCCTCCTCCTCTTCCTCCTCCTCGTCCGCCGTGACCGTTTCCAGATATTCGGGACGGCCCTGGGTCTTCAGATGTGCCACGACGTGCTCGACCTCGCGGTCGGAGACGAAGGGGCCGTGAACGCGGGCGATGCGGCCGCCGCCAGCCATGTGCAGCATGTCGCCCTGGCCGAGAAGCTGTTCGGCGCCCTGTTCGCCGAGGATGGTGCGGCTGTCGATCTTGGAAGTGACCTGGAAGGAGATGCGGGTCGGGAAGTTCGCCTTGATCGTGCCGGTGATGACGTCGACCGAAGGACGCTGAGTCGCCATGATCAGGTGGATGCCGGCGGCGCGCGCCATCTGGGCGAGGCGCTGGATGGCGCCTTCGATCTCCTTGCCGGCGACCATCATGAGGTCAGCCATCTCGTCGACGATGACGACGATATAGGGCATCGGCGCCAGATCCATCTCCTGCTGCTCGAAGAGCGGCTCGCCGGTCCCCTTCTCGAAACCGGTCTGGACCGTGGTCATGATCGGCTCGCCCTTTTCGCGGGCGGCCGCGGCCCGCTGGTTGTAGCCGTCGATATTGCGGACGCCGAGGCGCGACATCTTGCGATAGCGGTCCTCCATCTCGCGCACCGCCCATTTGAGCGCCATCACCGCCTTCTTCGGATCGGTCACGACCGGCGTCAGCAGGTGCGGGATGCCGTCATAGACGGAGAGTTCGAGCATCTTCGGATCGACCATGATCAGCCGGCATTCCTCCGGCTTCAGCCGGTAGAGCAGCGACAGGATCATGGTGTTGATCGCCACCGACTTGCCCGAACCGGTGGTGCCGGCGACGAGCAGGTGCGGCATCTTCGCGAGTTCGGCGATTACCGGTTCGCCGCCGATCGTCTTGCCGAGGCAGAGCGCAAGCTTGCAACCGGTCTTGCGGAAATCGACGGATTCGATCAGTTCGCGGAAATAGACGGTTTCACGCGTCGCATTCGGCAGCTCGATGCCGATGACGTTACGGCCGGGCACGACCGCGACGCGCGCCGAGAGCGCCGACATCGAACGCGCAATGTCATCTGCAAGGTTGATGACGCGCGAGGATTTGACGCCGGGCGCCGGCTCGAATTCATAAAGCGTCACCACCGGACCGGGGCGCACATGGATGATCTCGCCCTTGACGCCGAAATCCTCGAGCACGCTTTCGAGAAGCCCTGCATTCTGCTCGAGCTGCTCCTGCGTCATGAAGAAGCCCTGGCCCTGCGGCGGCTCCTGCAGCAATTCCGCGGACGGAAATTCGTAGGAATCGGCGCCCGAGAGCCGGGTGCTTCGAACGACCGGCTGGAGCGGCGCGGCCGCCCGTTCGACGACGGCCGGCATGGTTACGGCGGCCTTTGTCGCAGCAGGCTGCGTCTCCTCTTCCTTGACCACCGGCGTCTCATCGGGCTCAGCCGGTGCCGCGGTCTGCGCGGCCACCGGCACGACATCGGCCGCTTCCGTCTGTTCCAGATGATCGACCGTCGCCGGTCGCCGGCATTCGACGATGCGGAAAAGCGAGGTGATCGCTGCCGGCAGTTCTTCCGCCGGCGCGGCGGGCGCGGTCTGCGGCATCGCCGGAAATTTGGCAGGGATCACGGCCGCCGCCGAGACTTGCGTCTGCTTCGGGGCATGGCTCTGCTTCGGGGTCTCCACCGTTGCTTCCGCCGGACCGACGGAAACCCGGGAGGTGCCGGTCGCAGGCATCTCCAGCGGTATGAATTCGAAGAACGCATGATCGGAGAGGTGCGCAAGCTCGGCGCCGGCCTTGAGCATGGGGGTGAAACCGAGAACGGTCTCGTCGACGGCGGCCTCTGCCGCTGCTTGAGGCTGCGCGAATTGCGGCTCCTCGGCCTTGGCGACGGTTGGTATCCCCTCCGCGGAGAGGGTTTCCGGGATGGCCCGCGGGGCCCGCGGGGCATCCGCGGACTGCATGTGCGACCAGTGCGGCAACTGCCGCATCAGCACGCGCAAGAGCTCCGACGGGCTATGAGCCGGCGCGTCCGCTTCGGGTGCGACGGGCGGCGCGACGCCGGCCGGGGCGGGTTCCGCCGCTCGCACTTCCGGGAGATCATTGGCCGCGAGCGGCACTGCCTGGTCTTCGGGCGGGTTTTCTACGACCGCGCTCTCCTCGGCCTCTTCTTCCTCGACCGCGGGTGCCCGGCGTTTCATGAATTCGCGCTCCGGCGTGCGAGTGAAGCGGACATTCGGCGAGAGGAAGAAATGGCTTTCCCAACTCGGCCCCTCCGATTGGCCGGTAATGTCGGCAAGCGTCGGCAGCGGGTCGCGCGTCAGCGCCGTCACCTGCGCTGGCGCATAGGCGGAGCCATGACCATAGAGCCGTGCCGCCCGGTTTACATAGCCCGCATCGTCGGCCTCGCGGCGGCCAACTCGGCGCGGCGCTTCCGGTGCCTCGAACAGGTGATCGTGAGCGGCGGGCGTTTCCGACTGGGTGTGTGTGTGTCCCGGCATCTCCAGACGCGGATGTCCGAATTCATCCGCCTGATCTGCCTCATGCAAAGCTGCCGTCGAGAAGTTTGTCCGGGGTATACGCATGGCCTGAAAACTCGAAATTCATCATCGAAGGGGCTGTTCCTAGCGAATAGGAAATGAAGGTTAACAAGTTCCTTCCCGGGGGAGCCCGCCGGATGCGCCTGAGCCCCCAATGCCCGCGTTTCGAGGGCCCAACGAGACCGCGCAGCCGGAGTTTCCGGTAATTGAACCCGGCGCCTTCGCCGGCTTTGACCGCTCATCAATTTCTGTTTCAACCGCGGAAAAACTGCACGGCCCGGAAGAAAGCGATCATCCCCCAAAGGGGCAAGAGCTGCGCGCCACCGGACCTCGCGAAAGTTGAACGCCCTTCAGGTGCGGAGCCGAATCAGCACCGCCGACGGATTGGCCTCATCTGAATAGACATCGAAGCTGGTCGCCGGTAAAATCTCATGGTCGGGCGCGAAGCTGGTCCGGCAAAGTGCCCTATGATTTCCGATCAGAATACCTGCGGCAAAGCAAACTGAGCATATATTTCGACGGCCCACGCGCGAGCGTATGCTTGGGAAGGTGCCATCGCACATGGCCAACGAGTCCATCAGACGCCGGCTTGCTGCCATTCTGGCGGCGGACGTAGTCGGCTACAGCCGGCTCATGGAGCGGGATGAAAAGGGCACCCATACGCTGCTCATGGGGCGGTGGACAGAGGTGCTGGAGCCGCTCGTCGCCAGCCATCAGGGTCGCGTCTTCAAGAGGACCGGAGACGGTGTGCTCGTCGAGTTCGGCAGCGCCGTCAATGCAGTCGAATGCGCCGCAGCACTTCAGCAGGCCATGGCGTCCGCAAACCGGGCGGCGTCGGAGACCCCCGCCATCGTCCTGCGCGTCGGCGTAAACCTCGGCGATATCATGGTCCACGACAGCGACCTTTTCGGCGACGGCGTCAATGTGGCTGCCCGCATAGAGGCGCTTGCCGCTCCCGGTGGTGTGGCGATTTCGGACGGTATTCATGAATACGTGCATGGTCGCGTCGGGCTCGATTTCATCGATGGCGGAAATCACGACGTCAAGAACATCGAGCGCCCGGTGCACATCTGGACGTGGTCGCCGGAAGGTCGCGCGATCGATCCGGTCGAAACCGAGGGCAAAACCACGCCGCAGCTGCCACGGAAGCCATCGATAGCCGTCCTGCCGTTCGACAACATGTCCGGCGATCCGGAGCAGGGCTATTTCGCCGATGGCATCACCGAGGACATCATCACCGATCTCTCGAAGGTATCCGGGCTCTTCGTGATCGCCCGGAACTCCTCTTTCGCCTACAAGGGCAAGTCTCCGGACATCCGCAAAGTGAGCCGGGAACTGGGTGTCCGCTATGTTCTCGAAGGCAGTGTGCGTCGGGCCGCCGACCGAATCCGCATCAACGCCCAGATGATCGACGGGACGACCGGCGGCCATCTGTGGGCCGAACGCTACGATCGCGGACTTGAAGACATATTCGCAGTGCAGGACGAAGTGACCCGCACGATCGTCGAGGCGCTGCGGGTAAAGTTGACCCCGAGCGAAGAGGAGCGGCGCGAGAGCCGCGGCAAGGTCGATCCGGAAGCCTATGATCTGCTCGTTCGCTCCCGCCGGTCCACCCTGCAGTTCAACGCACAATCGTCCATGGACGCGCGCAGCATGCTGAAGCGCGCCATCACGATCGATCCGGGCCTGGCGGCGGCCTACGCCGCACTCTCGATCGTCGCCCTGACCGACTTCATTAATCAATGGAACGGCGCGACCCCCGACAATCTCTCGCAGGCCCTCGAACTGGCCCAAAAGGCAATCGAAACGGACGAAACCGAGCCGCAAGGCCTACACGCACTCTCGCTTGCCCTTGCCTGGATGCGACGTCTGGATGAGGCGGAGCGCGCTGCCGAGCGGGAGCTCGAGCTCGACCCAAATTCGGCCACCGCCTATACCGCACTGGGCAGCATAAGGGATTTCCAGGGGCGGCACGAAGACGCCCTGGCGCTGTATACGCGGGCCAACCGGCTCGATCCGCAATTCGATTTGTCGCTGCATTTTCTCGGGAGGGCTCTCTTGAGCCTCGAACGCTTTGACGAGGCCGAGATCGCCTTCAAGCGTCGACTGACGCTTGCGCCGCGATCGGACATGACGCGCTTTTATCTCGCCTGCCTTTATGGTCGCACTGGACGACACGAAGAAGCACGACGCTATTGGCGAGAGGTGCTGGAGGTCAACCCGAATTTTTCCATCGACCATCTCAAGCGCGCCCTGCCCTACCAGGATCCCGGCCTGCTCGATCGGCTGGCGGACGGCCTCCGGCTGGCCGGCGTCTCCATTTAATCAGAGCCCGGTCCATGGGAGCATGGAGGCGCCACACTCGTGGAGAAAGGGCAACCGACATGGGTAACAATCTTGCAGTTTCAAGTTCCCTCGCGCTCCTGGGCCGACTGCTTCTCTCGGCTATATTCGTCTCTTCCGGCGTGGAAAAGCTGGTCGATCCCTCTGGTACAGTCGGTTATATAAGCGCGGCCAATCTGCCATTGCCGTGGGTCGCCTATGCGGTTGCCCTGCTGGTGGAACTCGGCGGCAGCATCCTTCTCGTCCTCGGTTACCGAACGAGGCTGGCGGCACTCGTCCTGGCACTCTTCACCCTCGCATCGGCACTCGGTTTTCATATGGACTTCGCGGACCAGAATCAGACGATTCATTTCATGAAAAACATCGCAATCACGGGCGGTTTCCTGCAGGTGATGGCATTCGGCGCTGGCGGCTTCAGTCTGGATGCACGAGCCGGGCGCGCCTGAGCGGCACGGCTGGCGGAGTCACGCATTTTCCGCCGTAACCGTCAGGAACCGTACCGGTTCGGGGCCGACGTCGACGTCAATCAGTTCGAGCGAGCGCAGGATCAGGTCGATCGACCGCCTCGCCTGGATCTCCGGCGCCTGGTCGAGCACGATTGCCATGACACCCTCGTTGAGCGCCTTGCGCGACTGCTCGGAGAGCTCATGGCCGACCCAGCAGACGTCGCGCGCCGCGTGCTCCTTCAGGATCGCGGCCACCGAGCGGTTGTCGCCGCCGGCGGTGTAGAGGCCGATGATATCCGGATCGTCGCGAAGCGCCGCGCGCAGGAGTTCCATCGAGGTG
Encoded proteins:
- a CDS encoding acylphosphatase, with amino-acid sequence MAEDRKAALVRITGRVQGVCFRAWTRNEAQMLGLCGWVRNERDGSVTALIAGPTAAVDTMLHRLWEGPPGASVSTVASEDASSIHAPAGFQITH
- a CDS encoding RNA polymerase sigma factor, with translation MPIAEPQEHRPSPEYLETLRSIMQTHNRRLYRIARSIVRNDSDAEDVLQEAYVRAFSHIAAFRGASALSTWLARIVINEALGRLRKRRRQKRLADDLSHQAEIIAFPLAATNDPEKTMAQRQILDLVEKATDHLPDIYRTVFVLRVIEGLGNEETANLLGLRAETVRSRLHRGRRLLMEQLQRQIGPVLLDAFPFAGMRCERLTEAVLARLTQQFPR
- a CDS encoding DUF4142 domain-containing protein — its product is MTIRLTTAAAAIALLIGATGALGAGKPTDPQIAHIAYTAGVLDVEAAKQAIAMSKNESVIEFAKGMVRDHEAVNTQALDLVKKLNLTPDDNDTSKALSRAAEMKREELAKLSGADFDRAYIDNEIAYHKQVNEALETQLIPSAENAELKSLLETGLKLFQGHEQHAEHVATELK
- a CDS encoding cupredoxin domain-containing protein, with amino-acid sequence MTRTPFAFFLFFLGAVTVAAAMQPKTIQVAIERLAFSPARIDAKVGDTIEWINEDGLDHTATLKGGSEILISAHKTGHLRLQNPGSFDYICRFHPNMKGRIIVRP
- a CDS encoding amino acid ABC transporter ATP-binding protein, producing MSLIEITDVRKSFGPNEVLKGINLDVEPGEVIAIIGRSGSGKSTLLRCINGLETISQGSITVAGAQLIDDEVHLKALRLKVGMIFQQFNLFPHLTVGGNVMLSQMVVRKTPKAEAETMAHKMLERVGLEQKFDAYPDELSGGQQQRVAIARALAMQPIALLCDEITSALDPELVAEVLAVVRELAAEGMTLLMVTHEMRFARDVCSRVVFMHHGRVHEIGPPDEVFANPQTPELKQFLGVH
- a CDS encoding amino acid ABC transporter permease, yielding MIEFTIWDILRNLLLATRWTVVLSLVSFAGGGVVGLVLLFLRISKRKWARGFAKYYIELFQGTPLLMQLFIAFFGLGLFGIDVPAWLAAGLALILWSAAFLGEIWRGCVEAIAKGQWEASASLGMGRLQQMRYVILPQAMRIAVPPTVGFSVQVIKGTALTSIIGFVELSKAGTVVTNATFQPFTVYGLVALIYFALCWPLSKSSQILERKLNVAHRNH
- a CDS encoding amino acid ABC transporter permease — translated: MNYQFEFGWLFQYYPQIVKGIAITIELIAVGAVAGILLGIVCAWVRALGPAWLKPVVAGYVELIRNTPFLIQLFFIFFGLPSLGLQLNELQAANLAMVVNLGAYSSEIIRAGIQATPRGQFEAGASLAMSPFETFRHVVLVPSLERIWPALSSQVVIVMLGSAVVSQIAAEDLTFAANFIQSRTFRAFEAYIVSTAVYLVLAILLRQVLTMVGWVIFPRRAAR
- a CDS encoding transporter substrate-binding domain-containing protein — translated: MLSRRLFVAVAAIATMIGFGSVAKADALGDIEARGTLRVAVPQDFPPFGSVGTDMAPVGYDIDMANLIADKLGVKVELVPVTSANRIPYLQTNKVDLVISSLGKNPDREKVIDFSTAYAPFYNGVFAPADVAVTKAEELAGKTVGVTRGAVEDLELTQVVPADTVIKRYEDNNGTISAFLSGQVEAVATGNVVAAAILAKNPPKRPELKFLIKNSPCYIGLSKEQPALLEKVNGIIAAAKADGSLNAIAQKWLGTDLPADL
- a CDS encoding GntR family transcriptional regulator, producing MQDLSPQQNVQASIDEAILSGILSARIRPGTRLSENEVASLFNVSRTRVREAMMRLEQRGIVKVSPRRGWFVVEPSAEEAITVYAARRVVEAGLLSSMNHLSESGRETLHAHLAEEKAAIAAHDRQRLTCLMGDFHIRIAELSGNPILVEILRDLTARTILISLIYQSDFHAMQSHLGHCRIVAAIEEGDFQKAAALAVEHLDEVETGLDLSRRPDPLADLRRSLSLPPQVPASSNASHKTKP